The BD1-7 clade bacterium genome segment AACAATATTGTATTGATCGACACGTACAACGTATTGCGCCGTGAAGACGAGATGGATGTTCGTGAGGCAGTGCTTCAGGCCGTATTTTTGCGCCTGCGGCCCGTAATGTTGACGACAGTCACGACTATCTTAGGATTGTTGCCGATGGCCGTAGGATTAAATATCGATTTATTCGGTGGGCAGATCCTTGTTGATGCGCCTTCATCTGCTGTCTGGACGCCCTTGGCGATTGCTATCGTCGCTGGTTTGGCATTTGCCTCGGTAATTACACTGATGATTACGCCTTGCTTGTTGATGATCGGCGAATCACACAAAGCGAAAAAGGTGGCGGCTCAAACTGATATTGCTGTGTTAGACGGTGACAGCGAGCAATCGGTGCCCGGTTGAGGGATACGGTCGATTGTTCGTTGGAAGCACTTAGCTTAAGGGTGCGGGCCCGCTGGCAAGATTAAATATCTGCCCATATTGCCACCGGCCGATTCGCCAGATGCCGGATAACCGGAAATTGAATATTGTCAAAGTTATCCGGTACTTTGCAATTGGCCGCGCTGGCCATTCCGGCTGGCGTAATTAGCGCTAGTGATACCACGAAGGTTTTCCATCCTTTGAGGCCTTGGGCTTCGAGAATTCCATTTTTTACTGCACCTTCATCACACATGTATTGTTTTCGGACGCAGGTTTTGCGGGATTGAACGTTAGGGTCAACAGATGGAAGCGTACTCGACGGCGAGATTAGATATGGGTTTGTTGTCGTGAGGCGGGTATCTATTTGGTAAGGCGCCCTCAAGCTTGTCAATAGCAACAACACCTGCTTGAGGGCGAGGACATATTCTTCGAAGATAGGCTTGCCAAAGATAGTTTAAGCGACGTTAAAACATCTGCTTCATTAAATCATCAAAACACCAATACGCACTCATGCGCTTTATCAGTCCGTTATCGTCCACTTCATAGGTGGCAATCATATCGACCTCCGTTGTTTTTCCATTGCCCATATCGTTGATGGCGGTTTGCAGTACCGCGCAATGGCGGTCTCCGCTGGGAATACGCTTTTTTACATGGATTTGAATATTCGACGGCCCGATGACAGTATCCCAGAAGGCTTCGATGGCTGGTTTTCCGGCGTGGCCGTTACCGCTTTCTTCCAATGGTGATTTGCCAACAGGATCCTGCAAGATTGCATCATCGGCATACAGAGCCAACCACGCGTCTTTGTTTCCCTCAGATGCCAGGGTTACTGACTGAATATTGGCTTTGATAGCCAGGTGATCGAGATGGTCTGTCATGGTGAATATCTCCAAAGGAAAATCAATGTACTCGTGTTTATAACCTGTCTGTTGAAGAGCAGCAACCTATCCAATGTTAAATACTATTTGGTATACGGTCAGGGTTATTTCCCTACATTCGCGGACATTGTTCACTGTATT includes the following:
- the ksi_2 gene encoding Steroid Delta-isomerase produces the protein MTDHLDHLAIKANIQSVTLASEGNKDAWLALYADDAILQDPVGKSPLEESGNGHAGKPAIEAFWDTVIGPSNIQIHVKKRIPSGDRHCAVLQTAINDMGNGKTTEVDMIATYEVDDNGLIKRMSAYWCFDDLMKQMF